A genome region from Halichondria panicea chromosome 15, odHalPani1.1, whole genome shotgun sequence includes the following:
- the LOC135348357 gene encoding gamma-aminobutyric acid type B receptor subunit 2-like — protein MPASARKGFTYNLLLLSAAAICLCSTPSREERFNTTTNAAINNIHILLLNVSDKNCQTDIITSAAIDAVDSLNSLLIFPDFVISATTLPNVCKLEKYALKNILFKEIITRPNALAIIGPVCSTISNAITDVSGLFNIPLVSLAPAVPRVNSYLITVLPSVISLMDGVATLVKAFPEWKRVAIISQDDSLYRTSATHLGNMLRINNVSVSTNIISTSINDINVQELVLRSVRIVVLNMGSDFTRAFLMKAAVAIQHPYVWVTLGFYERWWLSHQKSGQLQTFLHSQGVLYINNILTHSNCNKSSQFNSTHSFIKLLKTRSNDSITSLTYDSVISLFLAINSTMYTNKSEVVNDISSAPALIRSAGQKLMYEIQQTRFHGFLGDICFKDNALPAKAFKLHQFKEGPNGTVLLVQVGEIKLDSGVTFIQGEQKESLWVNGIPLDGSPVTQEKYPELILTAVTYTFASCNILIAVLGILFMLAFRNRRLIRLSSPNLNYLVGVGVIIFNSSVFLFVYPPIPMSVINVFCGLRSWLVAIGYSLCLGTINTKMWRVYYIFRYPKLKSSKTPVKDWHLLLFVVLFLLIDVILLSFTTSFTTSRLQAVSVADAEHKEGGINDEGIEIQYTVTLCDATSKIYWIAILFGYKIVIHLTAVILAFKIRKVQVKVLNDSTEVALILYLTGLVLAAVMITTFTFGSYLNVYSGAFAVGICATSAVILGVVFISKAIALRKDPEGETVFPPTNEPPIGLGTCDEIKEIATLQRKVKTLQAQLTFHNDAHNSLEIETDEQNYPNYTS, from the exons ATGCCTGCATCTGCAAGAAAAGGATTTACATACAACTTGCTTCTACTGTCAGCAGCTGCGATTTGCTTGTGCTCTACACCAAGCAGAGAGGAAAGATTCAACACTACCACCAATGCTGCTATTAATAATATACACATTTTGTTGCTAAATGTCTCGGACAAGAACTGTCAAACTGACATCATTACTTCAGCAGCAATAGATGCCGTGGACTCCCTAAATTCATTGTTAATTTTCCCAGACTTTGTAATTAGTGCCACCACTCTACCAAATGTGTGTAAGCTGGAGAAG TACGCCCTTAAAAACATACTGTTCAAGGAGATAATTACGAGACCAAATGCATTAGCGATAATAGGGCCTGTTTGCAGCACTATCTCAAACGCTATCACTGATGTATCAGGGCTCTTCAACATCCCTCTG GTTTCCTTAGCCCCAGCAGTCCCACGTGTAAACAGCTACTTGATTACAGTTTTGCCATCAGTAATCTCCTTGATGGACGGAGTGGCTACTTTGGTAAAAGCATTCCCTGAGTGGAAAAGAGTAGCGATCATCTCACAGGATGATAGCCTATACAGGACA TCAGCAACACACTTGGGAAATATGTTACGTATAAACAACGTTTCTGTTAGTACAAACATCATATCAACCAGTATCAATGACATCAACGTACAAGAACTTGTG TTGAGATCAGTACGTATCGTGGTCCTAAACATGGGCTCTGACTTTACTCGCGCATTTCTCATGAAG GCCGCAGTTGCTATTCAGCATCCATATGTATGGGTGACACTGGGTTTTTATGAAAGATGGTGGCTGTCTCACCAAAAGAGTGGTCAACTACAAACTTTTCTACACAGTCAAGGAGTGCTATATATCAATAACattctaacacacagtaactgcAACAAAAGCAGTCAATTTAAT AGCACACATTCATTCATCAAACTTTTAAAAACGAGGAGCAATGATTCTATTACCTCTCTGACTTATGATTCTGTGATTAGTCTTTTCCTTGCTATCAAttctacaatgtacacaaacaagtCTGAGGTCGTGAATGACATTTCATCAGCTCCTGCGCTAATAAGATCAGCAGGACAAAAGTTAATGTATGAGATTCAACAAACCAGATTCCATGGTTTTTTG gGGGATATCTGTTTCAAGGATAATGCACTACCAGCCAAAGCATTCAAACTCCACCAATTTAAGGAAG GGCCTAATGGAACTGTACTGCTAGTGCAAGTGGGCGAGATCAAGTTAGACAGTGGAGTAACTTTCATTCAAGGGGAGCAGAAGGAATCCTTATGGGTGAACGGTATTCCTTTGGATGGCTCGCCAGTTACACAAGAAAAATACCCGGAGCTAATTCTTACTGCAGTGACATACACTTTTGCCAGCTGCAACATTTTGATTGCAGTGCTCGGTATTCTATTCATGTTGGCTTTTAGAAATAGAAG GTTGATACGATTGTCGAGCCCAAACTTGAACTATCTGGTTGGAGTCGGAGTTATCATTTTTAACTCATCAGTTTTCCTATTTGTGTACCCTCCAATCCCCATGTCGGTGATCAACGTCTTTTGTGGG TTGAGGTCCTGGTTAGTTGCAATTGGATATTCTTTGTGTTTGGGAACAATCAACACAAAGATGTGGAGGGTGTACTACATTTTTCGTTACCCTAAGCTGAAATCAAGTAAAACG CCAGTAAAAGATTGGCATTTGCTTTTATTTGTGGTCCTGTTTCTACTGATTGATGTCATTCTACTGTCCTTTACTACATCGTTCACAACAAGCAGGCTTCAAGCAGTCAGCGTTGCTGATGCTGAGCACAAAGAGGGTGGAATTAAT GATGAGGGAATTGAAATTCAGTACACAGTTACACTCTGTGATGCCACATCAAAGATATACTGGATTGCAATCCTTTTTGGATACAAAATTGTTATACACCTGACAGCAGTAATTCTGGCCTTTAAGATACGGAAAGTACAG GTGAAAGTGCTGAATGACTCTACAGAAGTTGCTCTTATTCTCTACTTGACTGGATTGGTATTGGCAGCTGTGATGATAACAACCTTCACATTTGGATCATATTTGAATGTCTACAGTGGCGCATTCGCTGTGGGCATATGCGCCACTAGCGCAGTCATTCTGGGTGTAGTCTTCATATCTAAG GCTATTGCGTTGCGCAAAGACCCGGAGGGAGAAACGGTATTCCCACCTACAAATGAGCCACCTATTGGTCTAGGTACTTGTGATGAAATAAAGGAAATTGCTACTTTGCAAAGGAAAGTGAAGACACTACAGGCTCAATTAACATTCCACAACGAT GCTCACAATTCTCTCGAAATTGAGACTGATGAACAGAATTATCCCAACTACACATCATAA
- the LOC135348362 gene encoding cyclin-dependent kinase 2-interacting protein-like, with the protein MSSLHQSPVTPSWTSPDYLLSHRMKECCVQLHASVQKWKQLTEEGFNVATKLVNTLQHEKYTHHTGDLSNMCDVSVVESKIIEEREGFYTNFKDIINKLESVVARMGTLSGNVRAAVELLSSSQDPSQPIFQSLSPVMFGSHFEVVYKTYCQEISLREKILGDIIQQSCRDTVTMYLSCWLHEPYIGAECTESLEALLIDTNLR; encoded by the exons ATGTCTTCTTTACACCAGTCTCCTGTAACACCATCCTGGACCTCCCCTGACTATCTATTGAGCCACAGGATGAAGGAGTGTTGTGTACAGCTACATGCTTCAGTACAGAAATGGAAGCAACTCACTGAAGAAGGATTTAATGTTGCAACAAAGCTAGTCAACACTCTTCAACATGAAAA GTACACTCATCACACTGGTGACCTGTCTAATATGTGTGACGTCTCAGTCGTTGAATCTAAGATCATTGAAGAACGAGAAGGCTTCTACACCAATTTTAAAGACATCATAAATAAGCTG GAGAGTGTGGTTGCGAGGATGGGAACTCTGTCTGGCAATGTACGTGCAGCAGTAGAGTTGCTAAGCTCTTCACAGGACCCCAGTCAACCTATCTTCCAGTCTCTCTCTCCAGTCATGTTTG GTTCCCACTTTGAGGTGGTATACAAGACTTACTGTCAGGAGATTTCCTTACGGGAAAAAATATTGGGCGACATTATCCAGCAGTCGTGTCGAGACACTGTGACAATGTATCTATCTTGCTGGCTacatgaaccatacattggaGCTGAATGTACCGAGAGTTTAGAAGCTCTGCTGATAGACACTAATTTGAGGTAA
- the LOC135349262 gene encoding IQ calmodulin-binding motif-containing protein 1-like: MNLSGALKIVHDIVKQAGSCKDFELPLILVGLYPTVSSSEFSIKETQKIKQQIWLNDLLHILVEVVRQDFSVVEGAWNTAEQLAFILASVCASLHPTSSDDVHTDITTEFFDILLPTAVDSILILATNVLEASLSDARKDVKGTFIGTIELLLLICRSHDSLVLRALQSPYLLHMLITDNDEFVFETLIGLEVCINLDLYCLLKLPLQTLYSILDELVYKISGSNKNNARQSLNILATISSVNSNILNLILSRYDGLQTMTRKWSFGKVSEVTNVFVQQVDQMSTQGNLQVEKHAAVVIQASWRGYSTRKKMKRVHNGIRNFQLFYRRWKAKKCSNVHSLLNTISLNSNVCMNLRHNKKEAAKKSQMKAKELSLIKQEVTKQNRITFWETQLTQMQQISSSNISSFIEQKEVEAAVKIQSCWRTHVARKTYNHLRQNVHFSNYAIVIQRAFRRYTERKTHMAVISASRSQTFARALLQKEISEYRSGAAYSSESVIRELHENVQETLKEFYLLRPVQNRLLNQQKLVVTQLERSSTLLTSAPILTDSFLVKNVTRTFSSSSAQIADMARMAHREELKTTNLPWWKRT, from the exons ATGAACCTTTCAGGTGCTCTTAAAATTGTTCACGATATTGTGAAACAGGCAGGTTCCTGCAAAGATTTTGAATTACCACTTATCCTGGTAGGATTGTATCCAACAGTATCGTCATCTGAATTCAGTATCAAAGAAACCCAAAAAATCAAACAGCAGATATGGCTCAACGACCTCCTGCATATATTGGTGGAGGTTGTCAGACAAGATTTCTCAGTCGTTGAAGGAGCCTGGAACACTGCAGAACAGCTTGCCTTTATCCTGGCATCTGTGTGTGCTAGTCTCCATCCTACATCAAGTGATGATGTTCATACTGACATAACAACCGAATTTTTCGATATCCTCCTACCAACAGCTGTTGATTCAATTCTTATCTTAGCCACTAATGTGCTCGAAGCATCGCTCAGTGACGCTCGCAAAGATGTCAAAGGCACCTTTATTGGTACTATAGAGTTGCTTCTACTCATCTGCAGAAGCCACGACTCACTGGTACTACGAGCACTGCAATCTCCTTATCTGTTACACATGCTCATTACAGACAACGACGAATTCGTATTTGAAACATTGATTGGTTTGGAGGTTTGTATTAATTTGGATCTGTATTGCCTGCTAAAGCTCCCTTTACAAACTTTGTACTCTATCTTAGACGAATTGGTTTACAAAATATCAGGGAGCAACAAAAACAACGCTCGTCAATCGTTGAACATTTTAGCAACCATCTCTTCAGTAAATTCTAATATCCTCAATCTTATTCTTTCTAGGTATGATGGGCTTCAAACCATGACAAGAAAATGGAGCTTCGGTAAAGTTTCAGAGGTTACAAACGTGTTTGTTCAACAAGTGGATCAAATGTCAACACAAGGCAATCTTCAAGTTGAGAaacatgcagctgttgttATTCAAGCTTCGTGGAGAGGTTATTCTACCCGTAAAAAAATGAAGCGTGTACACAACGGAATTCGAAATTTTCAGCTATTCTATCGAAGATGGAAAGCAAAAAAGTGTAGTAATGTGCATAGT TTGTTGAATACGATTTCACTAAACTCAAATGTCTGCATGAACCTGCGACATAACAAAAAGGAAGCGGCAAAGAAGTCCCAAATGAAAGCTAAAGAGTTGAGCTTGATTAAGCAAGAGGTAACTAAACAGAATCGAATTACATTTTGGGAGACTCAACTTACACAAATGCAACAGATTTCATCTAGCAATATTTCGTCCTTCATTGAGCAAAAAGAAGTTGAAGCGGCTGTGAAGATTCAGTCTTGTTGGCGTACACATGTTGCCAGGAAAACGTACAATCATCTCCGACAAAATGTTCACTTCAGTAACTATGCCATTGTCATACAGAGAGCTTTTCGCAGATACACGGAGAGAAAAACACACATGGCTGTCATCTCTGCTAGTCGATCACAGACATTTGCAAGGGCATTGCTTCAAAAAGAAATCAGCGAATACAGGAGTGGGGCGGCGTACTCATCTGAATCAGTAATTAGAGAGCTTCATGAGAATGTCCAAGAAACTCTTAAAGAGTTCTATTTGTTAAGACCAGTACAAAATCGATTGTTGAATCAACAAAAACTTGTAGTGACGCAGCTAGAAAGAAGCAGCACTTTACTAACTTCCGCTCCTATTCTTACCGATTCATTTTTAGTGAAGAATGTCACTAGAACATTTTCTTCAAGTTCTGCACAAATTGCTGATATGGCTCGGATGGCACACAGAGAAGAGCTCAAGACTACAAACTTACCGTGGTGGAAGCGAACTTAA
- the LOC135348354 gene encoding uncharacterized protein K02A2.6-like codes for MAHLSIGTIGSFQPSTEDWKAYTERLQLFFVANGIDDADIRRATLLTVCGPSTYGLVRDLLAPAAPTEKTFEELVALVQEHQQPTPSPIVERYTFFTRVQHSGETINDYVAQLRKIAKHCQFGETLNDMLRDRIVCGCRDKKLQYKLLADPALTFDSALAVAKASELADRGTRNLSGQDASVNRLLDNRRRKPPLPREKPPSIGPTQPCFRCGAAHPATTCKFRTSTCHYCKKQGHISKVCRKRTRDSKADKTASRSTNQLTGSNDDDEEDTDEYSLFYSSAGRTQPITVPVTLNGLDTTMEIDTGAALSVMNEHTYRSLWPKRKPPLKPTSIRLKTYTGEHIVVKGIIRVHVLYQAQQAELDLLVVAGKGPSLLGRDWLENLRLDWQSIKYSTTVADDLQEILDKHSTVFGKDLGHIKDAPATIHIDPAHKPRFCKARPVPYSRRSKVEKEISRLEEQGVIEPVQFSDWAAPVVPVVKKDGSIRLCGDYKVTVNTVAKPDTYPLPRIEDIFASLANGKSFTKLDLAHAYQQISLTEESKVLTTVNTHKGLFRYNRLPFGVSAAPSIFQRTMESLMQGLPHVVVYIDDILVTGSTEEEHLRTLEEVLDRLEKAGARLKREKCRFMLSMVEYLGHRISADGLQPTDAKIKALKQAPIPRNVTQLKAFLGLLNYYGKFVPNLSTLLAPLHKLLRKATAWIWGPDQQKAFDQAKQTLTSDRVLAHYDPSLPLILACDASPYGVGAVLSHRFPDGTEKPVAFISRSLGPAEKKYSQLDKEGLAIIFGVKRLHQYLVGRQFTILSDHKPLQHLFKENAGVPVLASARLQRWALILGAYSYTIEYKPGPDHANADVFSRLPLPECATKVPTPGENILAISMLESLPVTAREITSWTEKDPVLSRVRRMLASGWRDNTDAELKPYQQRHTQLSLHDGCVMWGSRVVIPPPGRERILEELHEGHPGISKMKSLARCFVWWPGMDKALEEKVKLCDACQRTRKLPPVAPIQPWEWPERPWARLHIDYAGPLLGHMFLVVVDAHSKWMEVKAVRHATTATTLTELRSIFATHGIPELLVSDNGSVFTSVEFKDFVKTQGIRHTTSAPYHPATNGLAERAVQTFKAYMKKAPNAPLRDNLSQFLFQYRMTPHSTTGISPSELLLNRRPRSKLDLAIPNLTQKVRAKQLKQKIGHDQHAVARKFDVGDKVYVCDLPSKKDWVPGTIESTAGPLSFNVTLMTGQTFRRHADHLRPRSTVEQQPLTDWTDIPELDHDTETPDLNSEQSPPPPAGSTLATPSVRRSARATTAPDYLVDHY; via the coding sequence ATGGCTCATCTCTCAATCGGCACTATTGGCTCCTTCCAACCCAGCACGGAGGATTGGAAAGCGTATACAGAGCGACTTCAACTCTTTTTTGTCGCTAACGGCATTGATGACGCAGACATACGTCGTGCAACTCTTCTCACCGTGTGCGGACCGTCAACGTATGGACTCGTCCGTGATCTACTTGCTCCCGCAGCTCCTACCGAAAAAACATTCGAAGAACTTGTTGCTCTGGTTCAGGAACACCAGCAGCCTACACCCTCACCCATCGTCGAGAGGTACACCTTCTTTACAAGAGTACAACACTCAGGAGAGACGATCAATGACTATGTGGCCCAGCTCCGCAAGATTGCTAAACACTGCCAGTTTGGCGAAACCCTCAACGACATGCTCCGAGACCGCATTGTTTGTGGATGTCGAGACAAGAAGCTCCAGTACAAGCTTTTGGCTGACCCTGCACTCACTTTTGACAGCGCTCTGGCTGTTGCAAAGGCATCGGAACTAGCTGATCGTGGCACCAGAAATCTCTCTGGACAGGACGCGTCTGTAAACCGTCTATTGGACAACCGTCGACGCAAGCCTCCACTCCCTCGGGAGAAACCTCCCTCAATTGGCCCAACACAACCGTGTTTTCGTTGTGGTGCAGCTCATCCGGCAACTACGTGCAAGTTTCGCACAAGCACTTGTCACTACTGCAAGAAGCAAGGGCATATCTCAAAGGTCTGCAGAAAGAGAACAAGAGACTCAAAAGCAGACAAAACTGCATCTAGATCTACTAACCAGCTGACTGGTtctaatgatgatgatgaggaGGACACAGATGAGTACAGCTTGTTCTACTCCTCCGCTGGCCGCACTCAGCCAATCACTGTACCTGTTACTCTCAATGGACTGGATACTACCATGGAAATTGACACAGGTGCAGCCCTCTCTGTGATGAATGAACACACGTACCGATCGCTGTGGCCTAAACGGAAGCCCCCTCTCAAACCCACTTCAATCCGACTCAAGACCTACACTGGTGAGCACATTGTGGTAAAGGGCATAATTCGTGTGCATGTTCTGTACCAAGCACAGCAGGCGGAATTGGATCTCCTTGTTGTCGCTGGCAAAGGACCCTCCTTGCTGGGACGAGACTGGCTGGAGAACCTAAGACTGGATTGGCAAAGCATTAAATACTCAACGACCGTGGCCGACGATCTCCAGGAGATCTTAGACAAGCATTCCACAGTGTTCGGGAAGGACCTCGGGCACATCAAGGATGCTCCTGCTACTATTCATATTGATCCAGCGCACAAACCTCGATTTTGCAAGGCCCGTCCTGTTCCCTACTCTCGCCGCTCGAAGGTGGAGAAAGAAATCTCACGTCTCGAAGAACAAGGCGTTATTGAACCAGTGCAGTTCTCCGATTGGGCAGCTCCTGTCGTACCGGTGGTCAAGAAGGATGGCTCTATCCGACTGTGCGGTGACTACAAGGTTACTGTCAACACTGTGGCTAAACCTGACACTTACCCTCTACCTCGCATTGAGGACATCTTTGCCTCTCTGGCAAATGGTAAATCATTTACTAAGTTAGACCTTGCACACGCCTACCAACAGATCTCACTGACGGAGGAATCCAAGGTCCTGACGACTGTCAACACTCACAAGGGTCTCTTTCGGTATAACCGTCTACCGTTTGGGGTCTCAGCTGCTCCATCAATATTCCAACGAACCATGGAGAGCCTCATGCAGGGTCTACCTCACGTAGTGGTGTATATTGACGACATCCTCGTGACAGGATCCACTGAAGAAGAGCACCTTCGCACTCTAGAAGAAGTCCTAGACAGACTTGAGAAGGCCGGAGCTCGCCTGAAACGTGAGAAATGCAGATTCATGCTTTCCATGGTGGAGTACCTAGGTCACCGGATCTCTGCTGACGGTCTCCAGCCCACGGACGCAAAAATCAAGGCATTGAAACAAGCACCCATTCCCCGGAATGTTACTCAGCTGAAGGCATTTCTAGGCCTCCTGAATTATTATGGCAAGTTTGTACCTAATCTCTCTACTCTGCTCGCCCCCCTTCACAAGTTACTACGAAAGGCTACTGCCTGGATTTGGGGCCCTGATCAGCAGAAGGCGTTCGACCAGGCCAAGCAAACCTTGACGTCAGACAGAGTCTTAGCACACTATGACCCATCTCTACCTCTCATCTTGGCATGTGATGCCTCGCCGTATGGAGTTGGAGCTGTGCTCTCTCATCGTTTCCCGGACGGCACCGAGAAACCTGTGGCCTTCATATCTCGCTCACTTGGTCCGGCTGAAAAGAAATACTCCCAGCTGGACAAAGAGGGGTTAGCTATTATTTTTGGTGTTAAACGTCTCCACCAATATCTGGTTGGCAGACAGTTTACCATATTGTCTGACCACAAGCCCCTGCAGCACCTGTTCAAAGAGAACGCAGGTGTACCTGTCCTGGCCTCAGCTCGACTTCAACGATGGGCACTCATCCTAGGCGCGTACAGCTACACGATCGAGTACAAGCCAGGACCAGACCATGCCAATGCTGATGTCTTCAGTCGTCTCCCTCTCCCAGAATGTGCTACCAAAGTACCGACCCCTGGAGAGAATATCCTGGCTATCAGCATGCTGGAATCCCTACCAGTCACGGCAAGAGAAATTACATCCTGGACAGAGAAGGATCCGGTCCTCTCTCGAGTTCGCCGTATGCTTGCTTCTGGCTGGAGAGACAATACCGACGCAGAACTCAAACCCTACCAGCAACGACACACTCAACTTAGCCTCCACGATGGCTGTGTCATGTGGGGAAGTCGCGTGGTCATCCCACCTCCAGGAAGGGAGAGAATTCTCGAGGAACTGCATGAAGGACACCCGGGCATCTCGAAAATGAAGAGTCTCGCCCGATGTTTTGTATGGTGGCCCGGAATGGACAAAGCACTCGAAGAGAAAGTCAAGCTGTGTGACGCCTGCCAGCGAACCAGGAAACTCCCTCCAGTGGCACCGATTCAACCCTGGGAATGGCCAGAACGCCCCTGGGCTAGGCTGCACATCGACTACGCTGGCCCTCTTCTCGGACACATGTTCTTGGTCGTAGTAGACGCCCACTCGAAGTGGATGGAGGTGAAAGCTGTACGGCACGCTACCACGGCTACTACCCTCACTGAACTCAGGTCGATCTTCGCGACTCACGGCATACCTGAATTGCTCGTGTCAGACAACGGATCAGTGTTCACCAGTGTTGAATTCAAGGACTTTGTAAAAACACAAGGAATTCGACACACTACCTCAGCACCATACCACCCCGCAACAAATGGATTGGCAGAACGAGCCGTCCAAACCTTCAAGGCTTACATGAAGAAAGCCCCTAATGCCCCACTCAGAGACAACCTATCTCAGTTTCTGTTTCAGTACAGAATGACGCCGCACTCCACAACAGGCATCTCCCCATCTGAGCTACTACTGAATCGCCGACCTCGCTCTAAGCTTGACCTAGCTATCCCGAACCTGACTCAGAAAGTTCGCGCGAAACAGCTGAAGCAAAAGATTGGTCATGATCAGCATGCTGTGGCTCGGAAGTTCGATGTTGGAGACAAAGTCTATGTTTGTGATCTGCCCTCCAAGAAGGACTGGGTTCCCGGCACAATTGAAAGTACAGCTGGCCCTCTGTCTTTCAACGTTACCCTGATGACTGGTCAGACGTTTCGTCGACACGCAGATCATCTTCGCCCCCGCTCTACAGTCGAACAACAACCCCTGACTGATTGGACTGATATACCGGAACTAGATCATGATACCGAAACACCCGACTTGAACTCTGAAcaatcaccaccaccaccagctGGCTCGACACTAGCAACTCCAAGTGTTCGTCGGTCAGCTCGAGCGACAACCGCTCCAGACTACCTTGTGGACCATTACTAG
- the LOC135348360 gene encoding uncharacterized protein LOC135348360 — MGGTQSSVRASDSSKGRSKPALRRLYSVDLESSFILIGNQKVDSLQYDPSQTFMVAYGIDKQIDPRFSKKTLSSVTVLDAHQVCMALIDQNVLPKDNVRLFAASKDLDMCTIEGIKDSFQAAAKMTGKNGILFFHFSGHGIKVGNEWGLAPADFDYSRSTFLSGDMLNSWLNEVDCQSLYAVISLDCCYAGGFANELIACDLNLRSGTYVLSACTAFETSLVIGPLGHSVYAYFLAYAIRVMSFASGTIPIHKIFEECSILCRSLTSFLVCYSSDFGLSIKAMQPVLKYFDVNSLPSNRLLDSISPGLPKEDVTASLLSVDRYTFVTQYFTRMNFQIGELCSLCLDWLGSMTEDGKCLKEIASRGLLQDEILNAVICLMMWSFASIQFVDDRENVHKASNFLLAFLYTATALDSLYHVRLTHDHMEQSLEFYLGVVEENKVDVSELQQLRKEVNREQRNSPNIEIDDTLNVPETSMRADAMESIKFTKLSGNGLFDTCPVHQPEGDICKVPVKYYWWVPLADDMQL; from the exons ATGGGTGGAACTCAGTCTAGTGTCAGAGCTTCTGATTCCTCTAAAGGTAGATCTAAACCGGCCCTGAGAAGACTCTACAGTGTGGACCTAGAGAGCAGTTTTATCCTCATTGGAAATCAGAAAGTGGACTCCTTACAGTATGACCCATCTCAAACATTTATGGTGGCGTATGGCATCGATAAGCAAATTGACCCCAGGTTTAGTAAGAAGACTCTAAGTTCTGTGACCGTGTTGGATGCTCATCAGGTTTGTATGGCACTAATTGACCAAAATGTGCTACCAAAAGATAATGTTCGGTTATTCGCTGCCTCTAAAGATCTTGACATGTGCACTATTGAGGGAATAAAGGATAGCTTTCAAGCTGCTGCTAAGATGACTGGAAAAAATGGAATCTTGTTCTTTCATTTCTCTGGGCATGGGATTAAGGTTGGCAATGAGTGGGGACTTGCACCAGCTGATTTTGATTACTCGCGGAGCACTTTTCTGAGTGGAGACATGTTGAATAGCTGGCTCAATGAAGTTGATTGTCAATCCCTGTATGCTGTTATTTCTCTCGATTGCTGTTATGCGGGTGGTTTTGCTAATGAACTAATTGCTTGCGATCTTAATTTGCGATCAGGTACTTACGTGCTTAGTGCTTGTACTGCTTTTGAGACTTCTCTGGTAATAGGCCCCCTAGGCCATTCAGTTTATGCGTACTTCCTGGCCTATGCTATTCGAGTGATGTCATTTGCTAGTGGAACAATTCCCATTCATAAAATATTTGAGGAGTGTAGTATTCTTTGTAGGTCACTTACATCTTTTCTTGTCTGCTATAGTTCTGATTTCGGACTAAGCATAAAAGCTATGCAACCTGTATTGAAATACTTTGATGTCAACTCTCTTCCCTCTAATCGTTTGCTAGACAGTATTTCTCCTGGTTTGCCGAAAGAAGACGTCACTGCATCCCTCCTGTCAGTTGACAGGTACACTTTTGTGACGCAGTACTTCACACGAATGAATTTCCAGATTGGGGAGTTGTGTAGTCTATGCCTTGATTGGCTCGGGTCTATGACAGAAGATGGGAAGTGCTTGAAAGAGATTGCCAGTCGAGGATTGTTGCAAGATGAAATACTAAACGCTGTTATTTGTCTTATGATGTGGAGTTTTGCATCAATACAGTTTGTTGATGATAGAGAAAATGTACATAAAGCCAGTAACTTTTTGCTTGCTTTCTTATACACTGCTACGGCTTTAGACTCACTCTACCATGTCAGGCTAACTCATGACCACATGGAACAAAGTTTGGAGTTCTATCTTGGTGTGGTTGAAGAGAATAAAGTCGATGTTAGTGAGCTACAACAGTTGAGGAAGGAGGTAAACAGAGAACAACGAAACTCTCCTAATATTGAAATTGACGATACATTGAATGTACCTGAAACCTCTATGAGAGCAGATGCTATGGAGTCAATAAAA TTTACCAAGCTCTCAGGAAATGGCTTGTTTGACACCTGTCCTGTTCATCAACCGGAA ggAGATATTTGCAAAGTACCTGTGAAGTATTACTGGTGGGTACCACTTGCAGATGATATGCAGCTGTGA
- the LOC135348363 gene encoding uncharacterized protein LOC135348363: MLKFVLLVNKQGQTRVSQYYEYVPVEERVTTEADIVRKCLARSEDACSFMEYKNFKIVFRRYASLYFIIGVDNTENELSVLEFIHNIVETFDRYFESVCELDIMFNIDKAHMILDEMIMNGQIVETNKNRVLAPVAVLEKASK; the protein is encoded by the exons ATGTTGAAGTTTGTTCTTCTTGTAAACAAGCAGGGTCAGACCAGAGTCAGCCAATATTATGAGTATGTACCAGTAGAAGAGAGAGTTACCACTGAAGCTGACATTGTTCGTAAATGCTTGGCTAGAAGTGAAGATGCT TGTTCTTTCATGGAATATAAAAACTTCAAAATCGTATTCCGGAGATATGCATCTCTCTACTTCATAATTGGTGTTGATAACACTGAG AATGAATTGAGTGTTTTGGAGTTCATTCACAACATCGTAGAGACTTTTGATAGATACTTTGAAAGTGTG TGTGAGCTGGAT ATAATGTTCAACATTGACAAGGCTCACATGATTCTGGATGAGATGATAATGAATGGACAGATTGTGGAAACGAATAAGAACAGGGTATTAGCACCAGTCGCCGTGTTAGAAAAGGCATCCAAATGA